Genomic window (Onychomys torridus chromosome 5, mOncTor1.1, whole genome shotgun sequence):
GACCTCTTGGTAAACAAGAAGACTCTGGAGCCATGGACTTGGCTGTAttgagctgtgtgtgtatgtgtgtgtgtgtgtgtgtgtgtgtgtgtgtgtgtggttttttttgttgttgttgtttgtttgtttttttttaatgtgtaaagcAGTATTGGCACAGGGAAATTAAAGATGGAACATGAATACATGTAAAGAACAGAacttgggattggagagatggctcagcagttaagagcactggctgctcttctagaggacatgggttcaattctcagtacctacatggcagctcatacatgtctgtaactccagtttcaggggacatgacatcctcttctggcctctgtggtgcacatgcatgtggtgtacagacatccATACAGACAAAACTCCCATACACATagtataaaagtaaataaatacattttgaaagagCAGATCCTGCCTATTggccattattatttttaaatgaagatctAACAGAACTGTGCTGTGAACCTGGCAGTCTCATTCACAGGGCCATCCCAGCATAGCTGGGACTGCGTGCCCTGTTCCTTTGAGTCTGAATTTGGGGACCTTAGAGACTGCAAGTCTAAGACCCTCACATCCTCTCTTGATTGACCTCATGTTCACTAACTGGTCCCACAGTCCGCCTTGTAAAAACTGTGGCTGACACTGGGCTCCAAAGGTAGCGAGCAGAGCCCAGGCCCATCCATGGACACTTGTACTCTGTCATCCCCAGCTACCTGGACAGCCTGGATCGGATTGGAGCTGCTGACTACCAGCCCACTGAACAGGACATCCTCCGAACCAGGGTCAAAACCACCGGCATTGTAGAAACCCACTTCACATTCAAGAACCTTCACTTCAGGTGAGGCCTATGGAGACAGCAGGCCCTAGTGATAGGCCTGGTGATGAGCCAGAGAGATGGGGGAATGTCCACTCCCTGCCTTGCCTCATCTTGGTAGCCAGACAGTGTCTTCTCTCAAGGATCTGTCTCAATTGGTCAGACAGCTAGGTACCAGAAGAAACCCATCTGAGAACTTGTTTTCTGCCAAGTTCAAAGGCTAAAAACAGCAGGTGACTTACTTCAGAGGCCCCTGGAAGGGGACAGGGTGGGTAAGCCTGAACCAGGTGAGTAGGCCCAAGCAATACCAGGGAAACCCCAAACATCACTACAGCCTCAGCTAGAGAGTCTGAGAGAGGAGTTCTCTCACATCCTGGAGAACCTACAGAAGGCAAGGCCTTAAAAAGTGGGGTTTCCCCAGACACAGAACATGCCTACGATCCAGGGGCTCAGAAACCCAAGAACAGGAGAACTGTGCTACCAGGTTTCTGGAGCCCTACTGGAGGGTTGGGTCTCCCAAGAATAACGCTCATGGGCTAAGGCCTGGTGACCCCTGGGCTATCTTCCAGGTGTGGTTTCTTAATAGTAGGTGAAACTAGAAAAGAGGCCAAGAGGTGAGGCAGGTCTTTGAGTCACCCTGCTTGTACACATTCAGTCCTGAGACAGGTCTCAGGGTAATGAGAGCTGCCTTCAGGCGCAGGGGTGGCAGTGGTTCATCTATCAGTCTGTTGGTTTCTCAGGGTGAGATACTATGCTCCCACTGCTCAACACTCTGGCTGCCAGATCACAAGCATCCCCACCCTCACAGCCAGCTCTCCCTGACTTCCTGCAGGCTGTTTGATGTTGGGGGCCAGCGATCTGAACGCAAGAAATGGATCCATTGTTTTGAGGATGTCACGGCCATCATCTTCTGTGTCGCACTCAGCGGCTATGACCAGGTGCTCCACGAGGACGAAACCACGGTGAGTGAGCTGAAGTGAAAGCCGGCCACAGAACAAGCCAGCGTTCAGCATCCTCGGGCCTCCCAGATGGCCTGTGCCAGGAGCCCTCGCCCATTCTGTGTTGTCAGGGCAAATGCCAGTGAGCCCAGTACAACAGAAGCAGCTGGGGGCTCCCAGTGCAGTTTCTGTTCAGACTGCTGCAGATAACTTATTAGAGTCAGGGTCTTGCCAGTAAGCACCTTGTTAGTAAACAGTGGAGTCACGGTGCTGTCAGACCAGGAAAAAATTAAGCAAATCCTGTGAAGCCAGACGGCAGCTGAGCAAGAGCATGTGTGCCAGAGGGAAGGCAGCTTTAGCTGCTTCTACCCTTGCTTCTACCCTTCCTGGGATACTAGCCAGCTGGAGAGCTGTGGGGCTCCCTGGCCAAGAGGGGGCACCAAGAAACAGGCATGCTGGTGAGTGTCAAGTgtggctctgggctctctgtgtCAAACTCAGCCTCTGAGACCTGCCACCTGGCTTGAGAGGGCCCTTGCCAACCTTCCCCTTGGCCTCACCCTGGCTTTGCTGCTCACTGGTATGAGCTTAATTCGGGCAGCATCCTTTTTGCCTGGGCTCCTGTTGTCTGAAAAGCAGCGACAATCATACCATCCACCTTGTCTAAGGTCACCCGTCATGGAAGCAATTTTTGCTTAACAGTGCCTAGCTAGCCAGATATTACTGCTGGTGATTGCCCTGAGTCAGATATATCCACTGAGCTTTTCCCATTGGAGTTTCAGCCCACAAGTCTGTGGGCCTGTGTATAAAGCCTGGAAAGGGAACCAGGCCTCACTACGTCCTACTGGGTTGTGGGAGACAAGCCCACTTCTGAGAGTGGGGTTCGTGGCTGTGGACTCAACTTTGGCATCTGCCCTCCTATACGGAATACAATCAGAATGCTTCCCCCTGAGCCATGGGATCAACACCAAGGGTCGAAGGAGGGGCTTGTggtcatgctggccttgaacaagGCCTGTCTTCCTTATGAGTCTGATTTGCTTACCAGTTCCAGTCCAGTCATTACTGGTGCCTATGGAGGGGGTGGATGAGCTCTTGGGGTATGTGCTGAGAGGGTACAGTTCTGGTAGAGGAGGACCCGCCGTCCTGAGTAATTCACGCCGAGTAATGGAGCTTTTAGCAGATGGAAGCCAAGCTGCTGGGAGGAGGGGTGGACCAGACTTCCATCAAGTGATGGCTGAGGTCTAGTGGCAGACAGTGGTCTAGTCCCGAGACCCAGTGTGGAGTGGGGAAAACTGCCCTGGACTCCTTGAACCCTAGACTCTGTGACTGCCCAAAGCCCAGGACATTCTCCTGTTAGTACATCCATCAGAGTGACTGGTCCAGTACACAGTTCACCACTATGGGTTGCCTCTGTGCCGTAAGAGCCATTGTGCCCACTCCCTGTGGCCTGTCTTTTCTGGGTGTAGATGCTACATCCAGCATGGGATTGAAAAAAAGTCAAGGAGCTGGAGGCTAGATGGTAAGAGACCCTTCACACTAGAGCATGGCCTCTCTTTTGGACCTGCCTGCCAGAGCAAAGGCCCAGGACCATCAACTGTGGGGCCAGGTCCTCAGTAATCCACAGAACAGACACAAAGGAATGTCCAGTGGGCACCAAGCCCGGTGGCTTCAGGTCTCCAAGTCAGGATGGTTGGCCCTATCTACTTCCCCATAAGCTCCTCAGTAGCCTTGCTGCTATGTACCCAGGCCCTGAAACACTTGCCCTCAGGGGTCCTTCCTAACTGACTGCTCTTACTGTTCTCTCACCCCTTCCCTGCCTCCAGTTCATTCCCCTTGCTTCTCTCCACAAGGGCTGGAGGCAAGAACCTTGAGGAAGGAAAAACACATGGGCCCAAGTCAGAGCAAGCTCTTCCTAGGCTTCTCCCTCCCCAAGGCTGGCCACCCAACAACCAAGCCTCCAGAAACAGGGGTTGCCTTCCAGCTTGCCAGCAGCCCACAGCAGTAGCCCCTAGCTGTAGTGTCCGTAAAAGAATACTATTGCTGTGGGACTAGCAATCGTCGGTGTATGGGGCAGGGGGGACCTATGTGCGAAGTGAACAGCTTGCGAGTAGATGGATCCAATCCAAGGCCTGGCATCACTCCTGCCAGCTGCGTGATCGTGCATAATCGCCACACCTTCCTTAGGCATGTGCTGTGGGGTGAGGATGGTCAAACAGCCTCATGGGCTAAGAGCTGAAACAGCATCTGCACAGACTCCACTCAGTAAGGAGCAGTCCTGCTCCTCTGTCTGGATGGTGTCGCCAGGGGACAGGAGGTAGAGTGTGGATGCTCTTCCCTAGAGAGGCAAGATGTAGGCACCAATGACCCAGTCATTGGTCCTCAGTCTTCCCCTCTAGCCAGCTCCGCACTTCCCTCCCTGGCCTGGGGAGGAAAATTGGGGCCACAGAGACAAAGATGTCTGAAGGCAGTTCCTGGAGCTAGGCCAGGAAGGCCCTGCGGCTAGTGGCTGCCCAACACCGGACCAGCCACACTGCCCGCCGCACCCTGGGACCCCACGGGCTCATCTTGTCCTCGTGCCTGCTCTCAGCGCCACTCAGCCAGGCCACAGGCTGCCACAGCTTCTCCACCACTCCTGGCACCAGCGCCTGCAGGGCCTTTTCTTACCAAAGCAAGGCCAAAACCATGGGCAGATTCTGAGAGACCCTCCAAGCCCGGCAGGTATGAAGCACCTCCCTCTGATCAAACATGAGCTAAGAGTTGAAAGCAGCAGGTTCTCAGGGCCCCGCTGGGTGACTTTGCTGTGAATGCCGGGCCCCAGGCCTAAGCTCCATGCTGGCTTCTGAGCTGAGCCCATCCTCCCCACAGCCTTCCAGCCCAGCTGCACAGCTGCCCTGGACTTTCTGGGTCTGAGACTGACTGGATCAATttttcagggtttctcttttcccttctctgacGTTTGCTGCTGGGTTTTTAGCTTCCTCTGAGTTTTAACCTGTTTTGCTAAGTGTCTCCTTGGGGTTCTCCTGGCCCCCCTTCTGAGGAACCAGCCCCAACTCCTAGCTTTCTCAGAGAGAGCTCCCCTCATCCCAGTCAACCAACAAAGTCACCCAACCAGCCAAGGCCACAGCAACATCACCCCCGAGACGCTGTCCCCTGGTATCTGCTTCCAACTCGGATTAATTCGAGGGCCCCAGTCCTCGGTTAATGTTACCCAACCGAATGCGTGCGCCCTCCTGACCTCGCTGGCAAAAATGAATGAGACCCTGGTAGAGAAGTCTGCATGATCCACGGTGTCGTGTAGACATGCCGGATGGTGGTTGCACCCCTGCCCTCTACGTGCATGGTGCATGTCCTCTCCAGGGGCTGCAGCCTCTGCAGTGACCTCAGTGCCCCGCCCAGGCCAGCTCTCTCTGGAAGGGACAGCACTCCTGACCCACCCCAGCTCCACCCAAACCCGCCTGTGTGTGATATGAAGCAGGGCCATGTCCTGGTTGTCCACGTGggccctctgtctctgtccccgGGAATGCATTAAGAACATTGGTGGCTCTCCCCCTGCTTGTCTCGCTGTGTCATAGCCATAGTAGGTCAGGGTGCGGGGTGCCGCAGCCTCACCTGCCTCCCCGCTCTGTTGCAGAACCGCATGCACGAATCCCTGAAGCTCTTCGACAGCATCTGTAACAACAAGTGGTTCACCGACACCTCCGTCATCCTGTTCCTCAACAAGAAGGACATATTCGAGGAGAAGATCACCAAGTCCCCACTGACCATCTGCTTTCCTGAGTACACAGGTAGAGTCCTCGGCCCACACGGCCCCTGTGGCTACAGGGCAGCCAAGAAACCAGGCCTGTCTGGGCACTCCCTGTGCTTGAGTGCACCCAGCTCACCCTGCAGAATCCACCCCCACAGAACTGTTCTAGAGCCAGCCATGACAAGAAGCCCTGGGCAGCTAAGGCCTAGACCCCTGGCTGGTTATGCCTGTCTCCAGTGTGATATTCACAACCCTAGGGAGGTCCAGTCAGTCATCTCTAAGCAGAGGGTACATGCGCAGTGGGAACCCACAATGTCAGAGAGACAACAAACCTGGTCTTCGGGTGGTCCAGCCCCAACTTAGCCACCGGAAAGTGTCTAGACAGGTCACATAGCCTTCCTCGATTGGCTTCTCCAACCATGAGATGGAGGCTGCTGTCACAATGgctatctcccccaccccctgtagATTTACTGTAAGATGAAAGAAGCCCATGACTATGCAAAGCGTGGTATTTGCTAAAGTCTGTGATCACTACAGATCTGTTGTGACTGCCGTGATCACAAGGATAAACAGCCACACTAACAGCACCTCCCACACAAGTGGCCACAAGATTGTCAtagcccagggccttgcctacACTGCAGAAAAGTGCAGGGACAAGAGGCCAGCCATCAGTGACACATAGTGGTCTAAGCGAGACAGCCAGATATGCAGCCTAACCAGCCCCGCCCCCAGGAGCTTCAAAAATGGCAATCCCTTCAGGTGGGCTGTTGTAAGCCCAGGACAACCCAGTCCTTGTCAGCTGGTCTCGGTTGACCAGGTCCTGGAGGACATAGAGCAGAAGATACAGATTCCAGCAGCATAGGCCTGTAGGCTCATGGCCTGAAGTCAAGCAAGCAGCGGAGTGCTCTCCAGCCTGCCCTTCCTCTCTCAAAATCAGGCTGGTAGTTCTGGAGGCAAGGACCCCATGAGCTTTCAACCCACCTCACCAACCAGCCACGTTCTTCAGCTCTAAGATGGCCTGTGAGAGACCCTCATGGGCTGGTCACCAAGATCAGTTTGGAACTGAGTCAGGGCAGTAAGGGGCCCTGAGAGGAAACTAGCCTTACTTCCAGCCCTCGTTTAGCAAACAGCTATGGTCTGGGAGACGCTCAGTGCCAGGCTGTGgtctacacacacatgcctgaGATGGCTGGGACCCCCCTTCAGCTGTGCTGTCCCACAGCTCTGCACTGTGGCTCAGATTCCAattctcttcctgttcctcccctGGCAAGTGGCCCCAGTctggtccaggctagccttgacttcTTGGAAGATGGAGCAGTGGAGGGAGGGATTCCATGCGAAGGTCAAGTTCTTCTCCAAGCCACTGCTTTCTCCCAGACATCCTCTCCTTGGGCTTACCAGAGAACCAGATCAATGCAGGGACACCTTAGAAGAATGTGAGCAAGTCAGTTCTCAGTTGTcccaagagggaagagagggaagcgTCCAGGAGCAGGGGAAGGAGCCCACGCAGCTCGGGATGCCAGGCAGAATACACGGTCCTCCTACCTCCCCACAGTGTCAGGCGGGTCCTGGCCCTCTCTGCCGTCTCACGGGCACACAGAGAGGCAGTACCTGCTTAAAAGCGTGCTTTCACCCCCACCTGCAGCTTGTGGTAAGACAGAATTGGCATCTGGAACCAGCAGGCCTTTGGGGAGAAAACAGCAGCTTCGCAGGCAGTCCCCAGCCTCAGGCAGGCAGTCACTGGGGCAGCCGGTGTTCTGTTGCTTCCTAGGGTGATAGCGGCACTAGGTTCCAACCACCAGCTGGCCGGCATGAACCACTGTGGCTGGAGTTGAGCCCTAAAGCTTCCCACTCCATATGCCTGTGCTTTCTAGTGGTCCTGAGGAGGATTTTGGCACCCGCTCTATGGCTGCTGGCCTAAATGATTCCACGCTGAATGGCTCCagggttcctgccctcactgacTCCCCTCACTGACTGTTTCGTCTTGCAGGCCCCAGTGCCTTCACAGAAGCTGTGGCTCACATCCAGGGGCAGTATGAGAGTAAGAATAAATCAGCTCACAAGGAAATCTACACCCATGTCACCTGTGCCACGGACACCAACAACATCCAATTTGTCTTTGATGCTGTGACGGACGTCATCATCGCCAAAAATCTGCGGGGCTGTGGACTCTACTGAGCCCTGACCTCCTGCCCAGCCTGCTGCTCACTTCTCCCCTGGACCCAGAGCTCTGCCACCGCTCGGATGCTCTGTGCACTGCAGAAAAACCCAGAGGCTGgccctgggggaggaggaggcatcCTTTGAGCATCCCCACACTAccccactccagctgcatgacacATGGGAACAGGGTTGGGCAGAGGTGTGGAGCGCCACACACCACAAAGCCAGAGACAGCGGCATACCACCTGAGTGTTGCTCGCTGGCCAGCTGTGTCTTTTCAATGTTTCACTCAGGGCCTGAGTGGGCAGCGCTGCCATATGGTTTGGAGTGGGCGTGTCTTGTGCCCCATGCCTCCTACTCAAAGTCCTTATGTCTCTTCCTCAGCTGGGGTGATAGGGTGGCTGGTGATGGCCCTGTGGCAGGTGCTGGCTGATTAGGGGATAGTAGATGCCATCTTTCAGCTTTCCTTAGCGTCTGTTTGGTAGAGGGCAGTTCCGTCGCCAAACGCCAACATGGAATCAAGGCACTTGTGGGGTGCAAAGGTTCAGACCTTGGGGAAGGcttccctcctccttcatcttgGATCTTAGCCCTTCTCTGGATCTTCCCTTGCCCTTGGACTTCCCAGAAAACTCAGCCCTGACTCCTTTGGACCTGAGAATATTCCTTAAGACCTGCTGACTGCAGTGGTGCATGGGTGGGGAGATAGGTCCTGTGCCACATGCGTTAGGGTGggaaggaag
Coding sequences:
- the Gnao1 gene encoding guanine nucleotide-binding protein G(o) subunit alpha isoform X2, translating into MGCTLSAEERAALERSKAIEKNLKEDGISAAKDVKLLLLGAGESGKSTIVKQMKIIHEDGFSGEDVKQYKPVVYSNTIQSLAAIVRAMDTLGVEYGDKERKADSKMVCDVVSRMEDTEPFSTELLSAMMRLWGDSGIQECFNRSREYQLNDSAKYYLDSLDRIGAADYQPTEQDILRTRVKTTGIVETHFTFKNLHFRLFDVGGQRSERKKWIHCFEDVTAIIFCVALSGYDQVLHEDETTNRMHESLKLFDSICNNKWFTDTSVILFLNKKDIFEEKITKSPLTICFPEYTGPSAFTEAVAHIQGQYESKNKSAHKEIYTHVTCATDTNNIQFVFDAVTDVIIAKNLRGCGLY